A stretch of the Deltaproteobacteria bacterium GWC2_65_14 genome encodes the following:
- a CDS encoding glycoside hydrolase: protein MERYVCIHAHFYQPPRENPWLEAVEFQDSSYPFHDWNERITAESYAPNAASRILDGERRIVDIVNNYSRISFNFGPTLLSWMEVHEPAVYRAILDADRQSREHFSGHGSALAQAYSHMILPLANRRDKATQVRWGIADFVHRFGREPEGMWLPETAVDLESLEILAEHGMRFAILAPHQAHRVRPIGSRDWRDVGGGGIDPKVPYRIRLSSGREMALFFYDGPISRAVAFERLLTNGEAFANRILGGFDGDGNGHPLVHIATDGESYGHHHRHGEMALSYALHHIESNKLAKITNYGEYLERYPPEQEVEIHPFSSWSCAHGIERWRSHCGCNSGGRPEWTQEWRRPLREALDWLREKLAVLYTDASMGLFRDPWAARDDYVSVVLDRSEENVRAYLGRHAVRELSAEERVRALRLLELQRHAILMYTSCGWFFDELSGIETTQILQYAGRAIQLAEEIDGQDIESRFLFLLEHAKSNLPEHGDGRHIYGKFVKPSVVDLHKVGAHYAISSLFENYGEEAEVFCYRVDREEFRILSAGKKRLALGRARIASRITGDTAQVSFGVLHFGDHNVIGGIRESRGEEPYKALVEEIGGIFQGADFPEVIRAVDRNFGQGTYSLKLLFRDEQRKVLDSILEESLADVDAVYRQLYMQNAPLMRFLSDFGYPMTKSFRVAAELALNAELRRAFTEESLDVERIKGVLQETQATGISFDGPGLGYALRKTIERMMARFLEDPDDLDQLRRLNAAVEMGDALPFEVTFWKSQNLFFEALQGVYPRYGARKAGGDSAAEEWVALFSALGEKLSVRVPR, encoded by the coding sequence ATGGAACGCTACGTCTGCATCCACGCGCATTTCTACCAGCCGCCGCGGGAGAACCCGTGGCTCGAGGCGGTCGAGTTCCAGGACTCGTCCTATCCCTTCCACGACTGGAACGAGCGGATCACGGCCGAGTCCTACGCCCCGAACGCCGCCTCCCGGATCCTGGACGGGGAGAGGCGGATCGTCGACATCGTGAACAACTACTCCCGGATCAGCTTCAACTTCGGGCCGACCCTGCTCTCCTGGATGGAGGTCCACGAGCCGGCGGTGTACCGGGCGATCCTCGACGCCGACCGCCAGAGCCGGGAGCACTTCTCCGGGCACGGCTCGGCGCTGGCGCAGGCCTACAGCCACATGATCCTCCCGCTGGCGAACCGCCGCGACAAGGCGACCCAGGTGCGCTGGGGGATCGCCGATTTCGTCCACCGCTTCGGCAGGGAACCGGAGGGGATGTGGCTCCCGGAGACGGCGGTGGACCTGGAAAGCCTGGAGATCCTGGCGGAGCACGGGATGCGGTTCGCGATCCTGGCGCCCCACCAGGCGCATCGCGTCCGGCCGATCGGCAGCCGCGACTGGCGGGATGTGGGCGGGGGAGGGATCGACCCGAAGGTCCCCTACCGGATCCGGCTCTCCTCGGGACGGGAGATGGCGCTGTTCTTCTACGACGGGCCGATCTCGCGGGCCGTCGCCTTCGAACGGCTGCTGACCAACGGGGAGGCCTTCGCGAACCGGATTCTCGGGGGATTCGACGGCGACGGGAACGGACATCCGCTCGTCCACATCGCCACCGACGGGGAGAGCTACGGGCACCACCACCGGCACGGGGAGATGGCGCTCTCCTACGCCCTGCACCACATCGAGTCGAACAAGCTGGCGAAGATCACCAATTACGGGGAGTATCTCGAGCGGTACCCCCCGGAGCAGGAGGTGGAGATCCACCCCTTCAGCTCCTGGAGCTGCGCCCACGGGATCGAGCGGTGGCGGAGCCATTGCGGCTGCAACTCGGGGGGACGGCCGGAGTGGACCCAGGAGTGGCGCCGCCCCCTGCGGGAGGCGCTGGACTGGCTGCGGGAGAAGCTGGCGGTGCTCTATACCGACGCCTCGATGGGGCTTTTCCGGGATCCCTGGGCCGCCCGGGACGACTACGTGTCGGTGGTGCTCGACCGCTCCGAGGAGAATGTCCGGGCCTATCTCGGACGGCACGCGGTCCGGGAGCTGTCCGCGGAGGAACGGGTCCGGGCGCTCAGGCTGCTCGAGCTCCAGCGCCACGCGATTCTGATGTACACCAGCTGCGGCTGGTTCTTCGACGAGCTCTCCGGGATCGAGACCACGCAGATCCTCCAGTACGCGGGGCGCGCCATCCAGCTGGCGGAGGAGATCGACGGGCAGGATATCGAGTCCCGCTTCCTGTTCCTTCTCGAGCATGCGAAGAGCAACCTCCCGGAGCACGGGGACGGCCGGCACATCTACGGGAAGTTCGTCAAGCCCTCCGTCGTTGACCTGCACAAGGTCGGGGCCCATTACGCGATCAGCTCCCTGTTCGAGAACTACGGGGAGGAGGCGGAGGTCTTCTGCTACCGCGTGGACCGGGAGGAATTCCGGATCCTCTCCGCGGGAAAGAAGCGGCTGGCGCTTGGGAGGGCGAGGATCGCCTCGCGGATCACAGGGGACACGGCGCAGGTTTCCTTCGGGGTCCTCCACTTCGGCGATCACAACGTGATCGGGGGGATCCGCGAGTCCCGCGGGGAGGAGCCCTACAAGGCGTTGGTGGAAGAGATCGGCGGAATCTTCCAGGGGGCCGATTTCCCCGAGGTGATCCGGGCCGTCGATCGGAATTTCGGCCAGGGCACCTATTCCCTGAAGCTGCTGTTCCGGGACGAGCAGCGCAAGGTTCTAGACTCGATTCTGGAGGAGAGTCTCGCCGACGTGGACGCGGTCTACCGGCAGCTCTACATGCAGAATGCGCCGCTCATGCGCTTTCTCTCCGATTTCGGCTATCCCATGACGAAGTCGTTCCGGGTGGCGGCCGAGCTGGCGCTGAATGCCGAGCTTCGGCGCGCCTTCACAGAGGAGTCGCTGGACGTCGAGCGGATCAAGGGGGTCCTGCAGGAGACACAGGCAACGGGGATCTCCTTCGACGGTCCCGGCCTGGGCTACGCGCTCCGGAAGACGATCGAGCGGATGATGGCGAGGTTCCTGGAGGATCCGGACGACCTCGACCAACTCCGGCGGCTCAACGCCGCGGTGGAGATGGGGGACGCACTTCCCTTCGAGGTGACCTTCTGGAAGAGTCAGAACCTCTTCTTCGAGGCGCTGCAGGGCGTGTATCCGCGCTACGGCGCCCGGAAAGCCGGGGGGGACTCCGCGGCGGAGGAGTGGGTCGCCCTCTTTTCCGCACTCGGGGAGAAGCTCTCCGTCCGGGTTCCCCGATGA